A genome region from Stenotrophomonas maltophilia includes the following:
- a CDS encoding tRNA (cytidine(34)-2'-O)-methyltransferase: MNAAPQFHVILFQPEIPPNTGNVIRLCANTGAQLHLVEPLGFALEDKQLKRAGLDYHEYSRLQVHPDLDTALARIAPKRLFALSTRASVRYDSVAFEDGDAFLFGPESRGLPQDVLDALPDGRRLRLPMRPDNRSLNLSNTVAVVMYEAWRQHGFAGGA; the protein is encoded by the coding sequence ATGAATGCCGCGCCCCAGTTCCACGTGATCCTGTTCCAACCGGAAATCCCGCCCAACACGGGCAACGTGATCCGGCTCTGTGCCAACACCGGCGCGCAGCTGCACCTGGTCGAGCCACTCGGCTTCGCACTGGAAGACAAGCAGCTCAAGCGCGCCGGCCTGGACTACCACGAGTATTCGCGCCTGCAGGTGCACCCCGACCTGGACACAGCGCTGGCGCGAATCGCACCGAAGCGGTTGTTCGCCCTGAGTACGCGTGCCAGCGTCCGCTATGACAGCGTGGCGTTCGAAGACGGTGATGCGTTCCTGTTCGGCCCGGAAAGCCGCGGCCTGCCGCAGGACGTGCTCGACGCCCTGCCTGATGGCCGCCGCCTGCGCCTGCCGATGCGGCCGGACAACCGCAGCCTCAATCTATCCAATACCGTTGCCGTGGTGATGTACGAGGCCTGGCGCCAGCACGGGTTTGCCGGCGGGGCGTGA
- a CDS encoding response regulator transcription factor: MSLRIIIADDHPVVRIGTRAVIESSGVGRVVGEADSAQALMALLGSQPCDLLVTDYSMPGSPQADGFAMIGMIRRRYPDLPVLMLSVSNNLAILRMVLDSGVLGLVDKSSSMDELPQAIQAVYRGQPYISRSQRERVEAAGSWRMREGDGKPLSPREVEVLRLLGTGMTVKEISLQLHKSVSTISRQKGDAMLKLGLKGDAELFDYLRDGKI; encoded by the coding sequence ATGAGCTTGCGCATCATCATCGCAGACGACCACCCGGTGGTCCGTATCGGTACCCGCGCCGTCATCGAGTCGAGCGGGGTCGGCCGCGTGGTCGGCGAGGCCGACAGCGCGCAGGCGCTGATGGCCCTGCTCGGAAGCCAACCCTGCGACCTGCTGGTGACCGACTACTCCATGCCGGGCAGCCCACAGGCAGACGGCTTCGCCATGATCGGCATGATCCGCCGCCGCTACCCCGACCTGCCGGTGCTGATGCTCAGCGTCTCCAACAACCTGGCGATCCTGCGCATGGTGCTCGACAGCGGTGTGCTCGGTCTGGTCGACAAGAGCTCGTCGATGGACGAACTGCCGCAGGCCATCCAGGCGGTCTACCGGGGCCAGCCCTACATCAGCCGCAGCCAGCGTGAGCGGGTCGAGGCTGCGGGCAGCTGGCGCATGCGCGAGGGTGATGGCAAGCCCCTGTCACCGCGCGAAGTGGAAGTGCTGCGGCTGCTCGGCACCGGCATGACGGTGAAGGAAATCTCGCTGCAGCTGCACAAGAGCGTCAGCACCATCAGCCGGCAGAAGGGCGACGCCATGCTCAAGCTGGGCCTGAAGGGCGACGCCGAACTGTTCGACTACCTGCGCGACGGCAAGATCTGA
- a CDS encoding electron transfer flavoprotein-ubiquinone oxidoreductase: MSAEANALPPREVMEFDVVIVGAGPAGLATAIRLRQRAIEAGRELSVCVLEKGSEPGAHVLSGAVMDPRALTELFPDWAERGAPLKQKVTRDEFLFLSETGSRGTPNALLPECFHNEGNYIISLGEVTRWLAQQAEALEVAIFPGFAAAEVLYGDNGEVIGVATGDMGIEKDGSIGPAFERGMALQAKYTIFAEGARGHLGRQLIARYKLDEGKDPQAYGIGIKELWQIDPAKHEPGLVVHAAGWPLDSDTYGGAFLYHADGGKVAIGYVVGLDYKNPWLSPFEEFQRFKTHPDIRKHLEGGTRIGYGARAITAGGLLSLPKTVFPGGALVGCEAGYLNASRIKGSHAAIKTGMLCADAAFDALAADRQHDELSAYPKAFEASWLFTELQQAKNFKQWFKKGQTVATLMTGVEQWLLPKLGVRNPPWTLHRTQPDHACLEPASKHTRIAYPKPDGVLTFDRLSSVFLSSTNHDENQPSHLTLKDPSIPVKVNLAEYAGPEARYCPAGVYEFVGEADNARLQINAQNCVHCKTCDIKDPTQNIVWVTPQGGGGPNYSGM; encoded by the coding sequence ATGAGCGCTGAAGCCAACGCCCTGCCCCCGCGTGAAGTAATGGAATTCGACGTGGTGATCGTCGGTGCCGGCCCCGCCGGCCTGGCCACCGCGATCCGCCTGCGCCAGCGCGCGATCGAAGCCGGCCGCGAGCTGTCGGTGTGCGTGCTGGAAAAGGGATCCGAACCAGGCGCTCACGTGCTGTCCGGTGCGGTGATGGACCCGCGCGCGCTGACCGAACTGTTCCCGGACTGGGCCGAGCGCGGCGCACCGCTGAAGCAGAAGGTCACCCGCGACGAATTCCTGTTCCTCAGCGAAACCGGTTCGCGCGGCACGCCCAACGCGCTGCTGCCGGAGTGCTTCCACAACGAAGGCAACTACATCATCAGCCTGGGCGAAGTGACGCGCTGGCTGGCGCAGCAGGCCGAGGCGCTGGAAGTGGCCATCTTCCCGGGCTTCGCCGCCGCCGAAGTGCTCTATGGCGACAACGGTGAAGTGATCGGCGTGGCCACCGGCGACATGGGCATCGAGAAGGACGGCAGCATCGGCCCGGCGTTCGAGCGCGGCATGGCCCTGCAGGCGAAGTACACGATCTTCGCCGAAGGCGCGCGCGGCCACCTGGGCCGCCAGCTGATCGCACGCTACAAACTGGACGAAGGCAAGGACCCGCAGGCCTACGGCATCGGCATCAAGGAACTGTGGCAGATCGACCCGGCCAAGCATGAGCCGGGCCTGGTGGTGCATGCCGCCGGCTGGCCGCTGGACAGCGACACCTACGGCGGCGCGTTCCTGTACCACGCCGACGGCGGCAAGGTCGCCATCGGCTACGTGGTCGGCCTGGACTACAAAAACCCGTGGCTGAGCCCGTTCGAGGAATTCCAGCGCTTCAAGACCCACCCGGACATCCGCAAGCACCTGGAAGGCGGCACCCGCATCGGCTACGGCGCACGCGCGATCACCGCCGGTGGCCTGCTGTCGTTGCCGAAGACGGTGTTCCCGGGTGGCGCACTGGTCGGCTGCGAGGCCGGCTACCTCAACGCCAGCCGCATCAAGGGCAGCCACGCGGCGATCAAGACCGGCATGCTGTGCGCCGACGCCGCGTTCGACGCGCTGGCTGCTGACCGCCAGCACGATGAACTGAGCGCCTATCCGAAGGCGTTCGAAGCCAGCTGGCTGTTCACCGAACTGCAGCAGGCCAAGAACTTCAAGCAGTGGTTCAAGAAGGGCCAGACCGTGGCCACGCTGATGACCGGCGTGGAGCAGTGGCTGCTGCCCAAGCTGGGCGTGCGCAACCCGCCGTGGACCCTGCACCGTACCCAGCCGGACCACGCCTGCCTGGAACCTGCGTCCAAGCACACCCGCATCGCCTACCCCAAGCCCGATGGCGTGCTGACCTTCGATCGCCTCAGTTCGGTGTTCCTGAGCAGCACCAACCACGACGAGAACCAGCCCAGCCATCTGACGCTGAAGGATCCGAGCATTCCGGTGAAGGTGAACCTGGCCGAGTACGCCGGCCCGGAAGCGCGCTACTGCCCGGCCGGCGTGTACGAGTTCGTTGGCGAAGCCGACAACGCGCGGCTGCAGATCAACGCGCAGAACTGCGTGCACTGCAAGACCTGCGACATCAAGGACCCCACCCAGAACATCGTGTGGGTGACCCCGCAGGGCGGCGGCGGCCCGAACTACTCGGGCATGTGA
- a CDS encoding M16 family metallopeptidase, which produces MSLALRPRAALLAVALSTALGTLVPSHALAAKPAAPARVDIPYEQFTLPNGLRVIVHTDRKAPIVAVNVWYHVGSKDEPAGRTGFAHLFEHLMFQGSENHSGEFFEPFKQVGATNQNGTTNTDRTNYFENVPTTALDMALWMESDRMGHLVGAIDQAALDEQRGVVQNEKRQGENQPYGQAWDQLNKAMYPVGHPYHHGVIGSMNDLNAASLDDVKTWFRTWYGPNNAVLVLAGDIDLATAKEKVGKYFGSIPAGPTMAQPAVNVAKRTADTRETMTDKVPQARIYRAWNVPQVGTTEVDQLQLFAQVLGGAKSSRLSQRLQHQDKLVDSIASGLSTSQLGSNFVIMATVKQGQDPAKVEKIIDEELDRLIKQGPTAAELERAKTGARAGFIRGIERIGGFGGKADALAECAVFTGDPGCFRTSLANIEKASAADLSRLGAQWLDKGSHTLVIAPGERVALKEDPSQAPKPFNVPAVDPKYSTLPEQVDRKAGVPQTREFPQLKFPALQRATLKNGTQVILAERHEIPVVQFSYQFPGGFSADQGRKPGTANFTMSLMTEGAGKLGSLAFADAADALGASLDASAGLDSMSVDLSALKENLAPSLALYRDLLREPRFEQGEIDRVKASWIAGIQQEKVNPGAVAMRVLPPLLYGKGHPYAIPFTGSGDEAAINGLTREDLVDFHHDWLRPQNGTLIVVGDTTLAEIVPLLDKQLGDWKASGDAPQVKAATDVALPKGPRVFLIDQPGAVQANLFAGQVVAPSSAASSTRFDIANGVIGGDFTSRLNMNLREDKHWSYGARSSAVNSVGQRPWMASAPVQIDKTGPAMAEMRKEIAAFADGSKPATADEVNRIRNIQTLSLPGAYETASAVASTIGSIVQFKRPDDYVLRRKAEIEAMTPAQVQQAAAEIKPQALTWVVVGDLKQTEAAVRALNLGEVTVIDAEGNPVKK; this is translated from the coding sequence ATGTCTCTCGCCCTTCGCCCGCGCGCTGCGCTGCTGGCCGTCGCCCTCAGCACCGCCCTGGGCACGCTTGTGCCTTCCCATGCGTTGGCGGCAAAGCCGGCCGCACCGGCCAGGGTCGATATCCCGTATGAGCAGTTCACCCTGCCCAACGGCCTGCGCGTGATCGTGCATACCGATCGCAAGGCGCCGATCGTCGCGGTCAACGTCTGGTATCACGTCGGCAGCAAGGACGAACCGGCCGGCCGCACCGGCTTCGCGCACCTGTTCGAACACCTGATGTTCCAGGGCAGCGAAAACCACAGCGGCGAATTCTTCGAGCCGTTCAAGCAGGTGGGTGCCACCAACCAGAACGGCACCACCAATACCGACCGCACCAATTACTTCGAGAACGTGCCGACCACCGCGCTGGACATGGCGCTGTGGATGGAATCGGACCGCATGGGCCACCTGGTCGGCGCGATCGACCAGGCGGCGCTGGACGAGCAGCGCGGCGTGGTGCAGAACGAGAAGCGCCAGGGCGAAAACCAGCCCTACGGGCAGGCCTGGGACCAGCTCAACAAGGCGATGTACCCGGTGGGCCACCCGTACCACCACGGCGTGATCGGTTCGATGAACGATCTGAACGCCGCGTCGCTGGATGACGTGAAAACCTGGTTCCGCACCTGGTACGGCCCGAACAATGCGGTGCTGGTGCTGGCCGGTGACATCGACCTGGCCACCGCCAAGGAAAAGGTCGGCAAGTACTTCGGCAGCATTCCGGCCGGCCCGACCATGGCGCAGCCGGCGGTGAACGTGGCCAAGCGCACTGCCGATACCCGCGAGACGATGACCGACAAGGTGCCGCAGGCGCGCATCTACCGCGCCTGGAACGTGCCGCAGGTCGGCACCACCGAGGTCGATCAGCTGCAGCTGTTCGCGCAGGTGCTGGGCGGTGCCAAGTCCTCGCGCCTGAGCCAGCGCCTGCAGCACCAGGACAAGCTGGTGGACAGCATCGCGTCGGGCCTGTCGACCTCGCAGCTGGGTTCGAACTTCGTGATCATGGCGACGGTCAAGCAGGGCCAGGACCCGGCCAAGGTCGAGAAGATCATCGACGAGGAACTGGACCGGCTGATCAAGCAGGGCCCGACCGCGGCCGAGCTGGAGCGCGCCAAGACCGGTGCCCGCGCCGGTTTCATCCGCGGCATTGAGCGCATCGGTGGTTTCGGCGGCAAGGCCGACGCACTGGCCGAGTGCGCGGTGTTCACCGGCGACCCGGGCTGCTTCCGCACCTCGCTGGCCAACATCGAGAAGGCCAGTGCCGCTGATCTGAGCCGGCTCGGCGCGCAGTGGCTGGACAAGGGCAGCCACACCCTGGTGATCGCACCGGGTGAACGTGTGGCACTGAAGGAAGACCCGAGCCAGGCGCCGAAGCCGTTCAATGTGCCTGCAGTGGACCCGAAGTACAGCACCCTGCCGGAGCAGGTCGACCGCAAGGCCGGCGTACCGCAGACCCGCGAGTTCCCGCAGTTGAAGTTCCCGGCGCTGCAGCGCGCCACGCTGAAGAACGGCACGCAGGTGATCCTGGCCGAGCGCCATGAGATTCCGGTGGTGCAGTTCAGCTACCAGTTCCCGGGCGGCTTCAGTGCCGACCAGGGCCGCAAGCCGGGCACCGCCAACTTCACCATGAGCCTGATGACCGAGGGTGCGGGCAAGCTCGGTTCGTTGGCCTTTGCCGATGCCGCCGACGCGCTGGGCGCGAGCCTGGACGCCTCGGCCGGCCTGGATTCGATGAGCGTGGACCTGTCGGCGCTGAAGGAAAACCTGGCGCCGTCGCTGGCGCTGTACCGCGACCTGCTGCGCGAGCCGCGCTTCGAACAGGGCGAGATCGACCGGGTCAAGGCGAGCTGGATCGCCGGCATCCAGCAGGAGAAGGTCAACCCGGGTGCGGTGGCGATGCGCGTGCTGCCGCCGCTGCTGTACGGCAAGGGCCACCCGTATGCCATTCCGTTCACCGGCAGCGGTGACGAAGCGGCGATCAACGGCCTGACCCGCGAAGACCTGGTCGACTTCCACCATGACTGGCTGCGCCCGCAGAACGGCACCCTGATCGTGGTCGGTGACACCACCCTGGCCGAGATCGTGCCGCTGCTGGACAAGCAGCTGGGCGACTGGAAGGCCAGTGGCGACGCTCCGCAGGTGAAGGCGGCCACCGACGTCGCGCTGCCGAAGGGTCCGCGCGTGTTCCTGATCGATCAGCCGGGCGCGGTGCAGGCCAACCTGTTCGCCGGCCAGGTGGTGGCGCCCTCCAGCGCTGCCAGCTCGACCCGCTTCGACATCGCCAACGGCGTGATCGGCGGCGACTTCACCTCGCGCCTGAACATGAACCTGCGTGAAGACAAGCACTGGTCGTACGGTGCACGCAGCAGCGCGGTCAACTCGGTGGGCCAGCGTCCGTGGATGGCCAGCGCGCCGGTGCAGATCGACAAGACCGGGCCGGCGATGGCGGAAATGCGCAAGGAAATCGCCGCGTTTGCCGATGGCAGCAAGCCGGCCACCGCCGACGAGGTGAACCGCATCCGCAACATCCAGACCCTGAGCCTGCCGGGTGCTTACGAGACCGCCAGCGCGGTGGCATCGACCATCGGCTCGATCGTGCAATTCAAGCGCCCGGACGATTACGTGCTGCGTCGCAAGGCCGAGATCGAAGCGATGACCCCGGCGCAGGTGCAGCAGGCCGCCGCCGAGATCAAGCCGCAGGCGCTGACCTGGGTGGTGGTGGGTGACCTCAAGCAGACCGAAGCGGCCGTGCGCGCGCTGAACCTGGGCGAGGTGACCGTGATCGATGCCGAAGGCAACCCGGTCAAGAAATAA
- a CDS encoding acyl-CoA dehydrogenase family protein: MALHPYDLFDVRSLLNEEERAVQESVARFTNERVLPIIGDAFDQARFPDELVPEIASLGLLGATLPAEYGGGGLGAVSYGLICQELERGDSGLRSFVSVQSSLCMYPIYAYGSEEQRLQWLPAMARGELIGCFGLTEAHGGSDPASMKTRAVRDGSDWRISGSKMWITSGPVADLAIVWAQTEDGIQGFVLEKGMAGFTTQEIKHKMSLRASLTGALFFDDVRVPDSHRLPNVKGLKGPLGCLTQARYGISWGPIGAAIACLDEALGYAKERVLFGRPLAATQSAQIKLAEMARRITTAQLLALQLGRLKEAGQLQPQQVSLAKWNNCRMAIDIARECRDLLGGAGITTEHVAIRHALNLESVITYEGTETVHQLVIGRELTGINAF, encoded by the coding sequence ATGGCTTTGCATCCGTACGATCTGTTCGATGTCCGTTCCCTGCTCAACGAGGAAGAGCGCGCCGTACAGGAGAGCGTCGCCCGCTTCACCAACGAGCGGGTGCTGCCGATCATCGGCGATGCCTTTGACCAGGCACGTTTCCCCGACGAACTGGTGCCGGAGATCGCCTCGTTGGGCCTGCTCGGTGCGACCCTGCCGGCCGAGTACGGCGGCGGTGGCCTCGGTGCGGTCAGCTACGGCCTGATCTGCCAGGAACTGGAGCGCGGTGACTCGGGCCTGCGCAGCTTCGTGTCGGTGCAGAGCTCGCTGTGCATGTACCCGATCTACGCCTACGGCAGCGAAGAACAGCGCCTGCAATGGCTGCCGGCGATGGCCCGCGGCGAACTGATCGGCTGTTTCGGCCTGACCGAGGCGCACGGCGGTTCCGACCCGGCCAGCATGAAGACCCGCGCGGTGCGCGACGGCAGCGACTGGCGCATCAGCGGCAGCAAGATGTGGATCACCAGCGGCCCGGTGGCCGACCTGGCCATCGTCTGGGCACAGACCGAGGACGGCATCCAGGGCTTCGTGCTGGAAAAAGGCATGGCCGGTTTCACCACGCAGGAAATCAAGCACAAGATGAGCCTGCGCGCGTCGCTGACCGGCGCGCTGTTCTTCGACGACGTGCGCGTGCCCGACAGCCACCGCCTGCCGAACGTAAAAGGCCTGAAGGGCCCGCTGGGCTGCCTGACCCAGGCCCGTTACGGCATCAGCTGGGGCCCGATCGGTGCCGCCATCGCCTGCCTGGATGAGGCGCTGGGCTACGCCAAGGAGCGCGTGCTGTTCGGCCGCCCATTGGCGGCCACGCAGAGCGCGCAGATCAAGCTGGCCGAGATGGCCCGCCGCATCACCACCGCGCAGCTGCTGGCACTGCAGCTGGGCCGCCTGAAGGAAGCTGGCCAGCTGCAGCCGCAGCAGGTCAGCCTGGCCAAGTGGAACAACTGCCGCATGGCCATTGATATCGCCCGCGAGTGCCGCGACCTGCTGGGCGGGGCCGGCATCACCACCGAACACGTGGCGATCCGGCATGCGCTGAACCTGGAATCGGTGATCACCTATGAAGGCACCGAGACCGTGCACCAGCTGGTGATCGGGCGTGAGTTGACCGGCATCAACGCGTTTTGA
- a CDS encoding ATP-binding protein has translation MRSWAVRGLVLLLAVLVLPVALAQAVPGLLPLSSMQREYLAAHPSIVVGQYDSGWPPFESLRDGQQVGLGPDYLSLLAHHLGVKVEARRYPDWTSVLDAACRGEIDVVMNVALSADRTRCMVYTAAYGESPLALVGRPGDLRASDTPDLDGLRVVIEQDFLTGPQVRARFPRARQLVANSSLAALLMVRDDKADVYIGNAYVANELIARERLQGVVLLRPSDLPPERLHFGVPNGKQPLAEALDVALAATSQAQRDALARRWLPPPQWSASAQLALSQAEQRVLETPLKVGFAPNAAPLSFADEKGRPSGLASEYLQRLTQAGANLQPQNSHDWFEVREKARRGEVQAVMGIPADSRYLGPEWVFSQPFISVPNVIVSRHDGAALLGLSDLQGKRVLLSDPERVRGYVLQQAPQARIIAARSAEQALQRLIDGEADAYVGNLAVVDHLLRDRFPGRLQVAAPAGFNDQLVLAVERRHAALATTFDRLLMQMTPREREALRGDWLAVEYRNGINWSGALRWGVPLLLVLLTALLVHGIGYWRLRREVAGRRHLEQRLAEVTDNLPAVVYQARREVDGTLSFPFIAGDLQALFGITRQQAEQDARMLLERVEEDDRARILQAVEQAAHQFAPLVLEFRLRGDGAGPRWVRTQAQPYAAEAGVVTWSGYWVDASEARAQADALTAAKAEAEQAAEAKSRFLATMSHEIRTPMSGVLGMLEVLAHSPLDAEQKRILGVIEDSAQMLRQILDDILDYSRLEANALRLEPVPQPLRPLLESVCRLLSAQASARGLALQVQIDPQLAAAHEVDGVRLRQIVFNLLSNAIKFTPSGEVRLQVEVMGPTSEDGRQPLRLSVTDTGMGIAPEQVQHLFAPFTQAGAYIQRDHGGTGLGLSICHRLVQMMEGELELHSTLGEGTCAEVRLSLVEAGIADAEALAAEQEQAALLPSALRQARVLVIEDHPTNQAMMAWRLQQLGVPHVLVGDGQQGLDRLASEHFDLVITDCRMPVLDGFAFTRLLREREGRTGQPRLAVLALTASVLDDDARRCREAGMDEVLAKPLSLATLRAALLRWLPQAQGQRFEEAVLESATDGVMLPDLATLRQRFGSQAVAEQLRDSLLQASEGDLAAVQRALEAGDREAAALHLHRQAGGLGAVGATALAGQANALVERLQDAAETDPVPLFAAVAAFVARLQQQLQRLAH, from the coding sequence ATGCGTAGCTGGGCTGTTCGCGGGCTGGTCCTGCTGCTGGCCGTGCTGGTGCTGCCCGTGGCGCTGGCACAGGCGGTGCCTGGGCTGTTGCCGCTCAGCTCCATGCAGCGCGAGTACCTCGCCGCCCATCCAAGCATCGTCGTGGGCCAGTATGACAGCGGCTGGCCACCGTTCGAGTCCCTCCGTGATGGCCAGCAGGTTGGCCTGGGGCCGGATTATCTGTCGCTTCTTGCCCATCATCTGGGTGTGAAGGTCGAAGCCCGTCGTTACCCCGATTGGACATCCGTGCTGGATGCGGCGTGCCGTGGCGAGATCGATGTGGTCATGAACGTCGCTCTGAGCGCCGACCGTACCCGCTGCATGGTCTACACCGCGGCCTATGGCGAGTCGCCGCTGGCCCTGGTGGGGCGACCGGGCGATCTGCGCGCTTCCGATACCCCCGATCTGGATGGCCTGCGGGTGGTGATCGAACAGGATTTCCTGACCGGTCCGCAGGTGCGCGCGCGTTTCCCGCGCGCGCGGCAGCTTGTCGCAAACAGCTCGCTTGCGGCATTGCTGATGGTCAGAGACGACAAAGCTGACGTCTATATCGGCAACGCCTATGTCGCCAACGAGCTGATCGCGCGTGAGCGTCTGCAGGGCGTGGTGCTGCTGAGGCCCAGTGATCTGCCTCCCGAGCGGCTGCATTTCGGGGTTCCCAACGGCAAGCAGCCGTTGGCCGAAGCGCTGGACGTCGCCCTGGCCGCGACCAGCCAGGCCCAGCGCGACGCGTTGGCGCGGCGCTGGCTGCCGCCGCCGCAGTGGTCGGCCTCGGCACAGCTGGCCCTGAGCCAGGCCGAGCAGCGGGTGCTGGAGACGCCGTTGAAGGTCGGTTTTGCACCGAACGCTGCGCCGCTGTCGTTCGCCGATGAGAAGGGCAGGCCCAGTGGCCTGGCCAGCGAATACCTGCAGCGGCTGACGCAGGCCGGTGCCAATCTGCAGCCGCAGAACAGCCATGACTGGTTCGAGGTACGCGAGAAGGCGCGCCGTGGCGAGGTGCAGGCCGTGATGGGCATTCCGGCCGATTCGCGCTACCTGGGCCCGGAGTGGGTGTTCAGCCAGCCCTTCATCAGCGTGCCCAACGTGATCGTCAGCCGCCACGACGGGGCGGCGTTGCTGGGCCTGTCGGACCTGCAGGGCAAGCGCGTGCTGCTTTCCGATCCCGAGCGCGTGCGTGGCTACGTGCTGCAGCAGGCGCCACAGGCCAGGATCATCGCCGCGCGCAGTGCGGAGCAGGCGCTGCAGCGACTTATCGATGGCGAGGCCGACGCCTACGTCGGCAATCTGGCCGTGGTTGATCATCTGCTGCGCGACCGCTTCCCGGGCCGCCTGCAGGTGGCTGCGCCGGCGGGCTTCAACGACCAGCTGGTGCTGGCGGTGGAGCGCCGCCATGCCGCCCTGGCCACAACCTTCGACCGGCTGTTGATGCAGATGACTCCACGCGAGCGCGAGGCGCTGCGCGGTGACTGGTTGGCGGTCGAGTACCGCAACGGCATCAACTGGAGCGGTGCGCTGCGCTGGGGCGTACCACTGCTGCTGGTGCTGCTGACCGCGCTGCTGGTCCATGGCATCGGCTACTGGCGCCTGCGCCGTGAAGTGGCCGGGCGGCGCCACCTGGAGCAGCGTCTGGCCGAAGTGACCGACAACCTGCCTGCCGTGGTCTACCAGGCCCGTCGCGAGGTTGATGGCACGCTCAGCTTCCCGTTCATTGCCGGCGACCTGCAGGCCCTGTTCGGGATCACCCGGCAGCAGGCCGAGCAGGACGCCAGGATGCTGCTGGAACGTGTTGAAGAGGACGATCGCGCGCGCATCCTGCAGGCCGTCGAACAGGCCGCGCACCAGTTCGCACCGCTCGTGCTGGAATTCCGCCTGCGTGGCGACGGCGCAGGCCCGCGCTGGGTGCGTACCCAGGCGCAACCCTATGCCGCCGAGGCCGGAGTGGTGACCTGGAGTGGCTACTGGGTGGATGCCAGCGAGGCCCGTGCGCAGGCCGATGCCCTGACCGCAGCCAAGGCCGAGGCCGAGCAGGCGGCCGAGGCGAAATCCCGTTTCCTTGCCACCATGAGCCATGAGATCCGCACGCCGATGAGTGGCGTGCTGGGCATGCTGGAAGTGCTGGCGCACTCACCGCTGGATGCAGAGCAGAAGCGCATCCTTGGCGTGATCGAGGACTCGGCACAGATGCTCCGGCAGATCCTTGACGACATCCTCGACTACTCGCGGCTGGAGGCCAACGCATTGCGGCTGGAGCCGGTACCACAACCGCTGAGGCCGTTGCTGGAAAGCGTGTGCCGCCTGCTCTCCGCACAGGCCAGCGCGCGCGGCCTGGCGTTGCAGGTACAGATCGATCCGCAATTGGCAGCGGCCCATGAAGTGGATGGCGTTCGTCTGCGCCAGATCGTGTTCAATCTTCTCAGCAATGCCATCAAGTTCACCCCGAGCGGCGAAGTGCGGCTGCAGGTGGAGGTGATGGGCCCGACCTCCGAAGATGGCCGCCAACCGCTCCGCCTGAGCGTCACCGACACCGGCATGGGCATCGCGCCCGAACAGGTGCAGCACCTGTTCGCGCCGTTCACCCAGGCCGGCGCCTACATCCAGCGCGACCATGGTGGTACCGGCCTAGGTCTGAGCATCTGCCATCGCCTGGTGCAGATGATGGAGGGCGAGCTGGAGCTGCACAGTACCCTCGGCGAAGGTACCTGCGCCGAGGTACGGCTATCGCTGGTGGAAGCGGGCATTGCCGATGCTGAAGCGCTGGCTGCCGAACAGGAACAGGCTGCCCTGCTGCCGTCGGCTCTGCGCCAGGCGCGCGTGCTGGTGATCGAGGATCATCCGACCAACCAGGCGATGATGGCCTGGCGGCTGCAGCAGCTGGGCGTGCCGCACGTGCTGGTCGGTGATGGCCAGCAGGGGCTGGATCGCCTGGCATCGGAGCACTTTGATCTGGTCATTACCGATTGCCGTATGCCGGTACTGGATGGTTTCGCCTTCACCCGGCTTCTGCGCGAGCGCGAGGGACGCACCGGGCAACCCCGGCTGGCCGTGCTGGCGCTGACCGCCAGCGTGCTGGACGACGATGCGCGTCGTTGCCGTGAAGCCGGCATGGATGAGGTGCTGGCCAAGCCATTGTCATTGGCGACGCTGCGCGCGGCCCTGTTGCGCTGGTTGCCGCAGGCGCAGGGTCAACGGTTCGAGGAGGCGGTGCTGGAGTCCGCCACCGACGGCGTGATGCTGCCTGACCTGGCCACGCTGCGACAGCGCTTCGGTTCACAGGCCGTGGCCGAGCAGTTGCGCGACAGCCTGCTGCAGGCCAGTGAAGGTGACCTGGCCGCTGTGCAGCGCGCGCTGGAGGCCGGCGACCGTGAGGCTGCCGCGCTGCACCTGCATCGTCAGGCGGGTGGATTGGGTGCGGTGGGGGCGACGGCACTGGCCGGGCAGGCCAATGCACTGGTCGAGCGCCTGCAGGACGCGGCCGAGACCGATCCGGTGCCGTTGTTCGCCGCAGTGGCGGCATTCGTGGCGCGGCTGCAACAGCAGTTGCAGCGGCTGGCTCACTGA
- a CDS encoding c-type cytochrome, which yields MRASLPLIAVAVALVATACQRPPAAPPTPEQAHQQAMQRAFELCAGCHTVQPGGIHRFGPNLHGVIGRRAGSLPDYGYSDGMRRADITWSAQTLDAFLQSPTHVVPGTRMYNAFPSAERRALVIAYLQQQSAQ from the coding sequence ATGCGTGCATCACTCCCGCTCATCGCTGTTGCCGTGGCCCTGGTCGCCACGGCCTGCCAGCGCCCGCCTGCAGCGCCCCCCACGCCGGAACAGGCGCACCAGCAGGCCATGCAACGCGCGTTCGAGTTGTGTGCCGGCTGCCACACCGTGCAGCCTGGCGGCATCCACCGCTTCGGCCCGAACCTGCACGGCGTGATCGGCCGTCGCGCCGGCAGCCTGCCCGACTACGGCTATTCCGACGGCATGCGCCGCGCCGACATCACCTGGTCCGCACAGACCCTGGATGCGTTCCTGCAGTCACCCACCCATGTTGTACCGGGCACACGCATGTACAACGCCTTCCCCAGCGCCGAACGCCGTGCGCTTGTGATCGCCTACCTGCAGCAGCAGTCGGCTCAGTGA